One window of the Macaca thibetana thibetana isolate TM-01 chromosome 13, ASM2454274v1, whole genome shotgun sequence genome contains the following:
- the WDCP gene encoding WD repeat and coiled-coil-containing protein isoform X1 — protein MELGKGKLLRTGLNALHQAVHLIHGLAWTDGNQVVLTNLQLHNGEVKFGDSKVIGQFECVCGLSWAPPVADDTPVLLAVQQEKRVTVWQLCPSPTESSRWLTSQTCEIRGSLPILPQGCVWHPKCAILTVLTAQDVSIFPNVHSDNSQVKADINTQDRIHCACWTQDGLRLVVAVGSSLHSYIWDSAQKTLHRCSSCLVFDVDSHVCSITATVDSQVAIATELPLDKICGLNASETFNVPPNSKDTTLYALPVIGEVPSIDKEATDSEKDSEVSVSSSYLEPLDLTHIHFSQHKSEGNSLICLRKKDYLTGTGQDSSHLVLVTFKKAVTMTRKVTIPGILVPDLIAFNLKAHVVAVASNTCNIILIYSLIPSSVPNIQQIRLENTERPKGICFLTDKLLLILVGKQKLTDTTFLPSSKSDQYAISLIVREVMLEEEPSITSSESHTTYSTFSAPLNKANRKKLIESLSPDFCHQNKGLLLTANTSSQTGRPGRTLIKEIQSPLSSICDDSIALDAEPVTQPASLPRHSSTPDHTSTLEPPHLPQRKSLQSEKETYKLSKEVEILSRNLVEMQRCLSELTNCLHDGRKSSSVYPLSQDLPYVHIIYQKPYYLGPVVEKRAVLLCDGKLRLSTVQQTFGLSLIEMLHDCHWILLTADNEGFIPLTFTATQEIIIRDGSLSRSDVFRDSFSRSPDSVSSLKVFTGLAAPSLDTTGCSNHVDGMA, from the exons ATGGAGCTGGGAAAAGGAAAACTACTCAGGACTGGACTGAACGCATTGCATCAAGCAGTGCACCTGATCCATGGCCTTGCTTGGACTGATGGGAATCAAGTTGTCCTAACTAATTTACAGCTTCACAATGGAGAGGTCAAGTTTGGGGACTCCAAAGTCATTGGACAATTTGAATGTGTCTGTGGGTTGTCCTGGGCCCCACCCGTTGCAGATGACACACCTGTTCTACTCGCGGTCCAGCAGGAGAAGCGTGTCACTGTGTGGCAGCTGTGTCCCAGCCCTACGGAGTCAAGCAGATGGCTGACGTCTCAGACTTGTGAGATTAGAGGATCACTACCTATCCTTCCCCAGGGCTGTGTGTGGCACCCAAAATGTGCTATTCTGACTGTGTTGACTGCTCAGGATGTCTCCATTTTCCCTAATGTGCACTCTGACAATTCCCAGGTAAAGGCAGATATCAACACCCAGGACCGCATTCACTGTGCATGTTGGACCCAGGATGGCCTGAGGCTGGTGGTGGCAGTAGGCAGCAGCCTGCATTCTTATATTTGGGACAGTGCTCAGAAGACTCTTCACAGGTGCTCCTCCTGCCTGGTGTTTGATGTGGACAGCCACGTCTGCTCCATCACGGCAACTGTGGACTCACAGGTTGCTATAGCCACTGAGCTTCCACTGGATAAGATCTGTGGCTTAAATGCATCTGAAACCTTTAATGTCCCACCCAACAGTAAAGACACGACTCTCTATGCTTTACCAGTTATTGGTGAAGTACCCTCTATTGATAAAGAGGCAACTGATTCTGAAAAAGATTCTGAAGTATCAGTTTCTTCTTCCTATTTAGAACCTCTGGATCTAACTCACATACATTTCAGTCAACATAAGTCTGAGGGTAATTCTCTTATTTGTCTAAGAAAAAAGGACTACTTGACAGGAACTGGCCAAGATTCTTCACATTTGGTTCTTGTGACTTTTAAGAAAGCAGTTACCATGACAAGAAAAGTCACTATTCCAGGCATTCTGGTTCCTGATCTGATAGCATTTAATCTTAAAGCACATGTAGTGGCAGTGGCTTCCAACActtgtaatataattttgatCTACTCTCTCATTCCGTCTTCAGTCCCAAACATCCAGCAAATTCGATTAGAGAACACTGAAAGACCAAAAGGGATATGTTTCTTGACAGACAAACTATTACTAATTTTGgtaggaaaacaaaaactcactGATACAACGTTTCTTCCTTCTTCAAAGTCTGATCAGTATGCGATTAGCTTGATTGTTAGAGAAGTAATGTTGGAAGAAGAACCTTCAATAACATCAAGTGAAAGCCATACTACCTACTCTACTTTCAGTGCTCcattaaataaagcaaatagaaaaaagttaATTGAAAGTCTTTCCCCAGATTTTTGTCACCAAAACAAAGGGCTGTTGCTGACAGCTAATACCAGTAGTCAGACTGGAAGGCCTGGAAGAACACTTATTAAAGAAATCCAGAGTCCTCTGTCTAGTATCTGTGATGACTCCATAGCCCTAGATGCTGAGCCTGTTACCCAGCCAGCATCGCTGCCCAGACACAGCAGCACACCAGACCACACCAGCACACTGGAGCCTCCTCATTTGCCTCAAAGAAAGAGCTTACAAAGTGAAAAGGAAACTTACAAGCTGTCGAAGGAAGTGGAAATTTTATCTAGGAACCTGGTTGAAATGCAGCGTTGTCTTTCTGAACTCACAAACTGTCTGCATGATGGGAGGAAATCCTCTTCAGTGTATCCACTCTCTCAAGATCTTCCTTACGTTCACATCATTTACCAG aaaCCTTATTATCTAGGTCCTGTTGTTGAAAAAAGAGCGGTGCTTCTCTGTGATGGTAAACTAAGGCTCAGTACAGTTCAGCAGACTTTTGGCCTTTCTCTCATTGAAATGCTGCATG attGTCACTGGATTCTTCTCACTGCTGATAATGAGGGCTTTATCCCGTTAACCTTCACAGCCACACAGGAAATAATCATAAGAGATGGCAGCCTGTCCAGGTCAGATGTCTTCAGAGACTCTTTTTCCCGCAGTCCagattctgtttcttctcttaaaGTCTTTACAGGCCTTGCTGCCCCCAGTTTAGATACCACTGGCTGTTCTAACCATGTAGATGGCATGGCCTGA
- the WDCP gene encoding WD repeat and coiled-coil-containing protein isoform X2, producing the protein MELGKGKLLRTGLNALHQAVHLIHGLAWTDGNQVVLTNLQLHNGEVKFGDSKVIGQFECVCGLSWAPPVADDTPVLLAVQQEKRVTVWQLCPSPTESSRWLTSQTCEIRGSLPILPQGCVWHPKCAILTVLTAQDVSIFPNVHSDNSQVKADINTQDRIHCACWTQDGLRLVVAVGSSLHSYIWDSAQKTLHRCSSCLVFDVDSHVCSITATVDSQVAIATELPLDKICGLNASETFNVPPNSKDTTLYALPVIGEVPSIDKEATDSEKDSEVSVSSSYLEPLDLTHIHFSQHKSEGNSLICLRKKDYLTGTGQDSSHLVLVTFKKAVTMTRKVTIPGILVPDLIAFNLKAHVVAVASNTCNIILIYSLIPSSVPNIQQIRLENTERPKGICFLTDKLLLILVGKQKLTDTTFLPSSKSDQYAISLIVREVMLEEEPSITSSESHTTYSTFSAPLNKANRKKLIESLSPDFCHQNKGLLLTANTSSQTGRPGRTLIKEIQSPLSSICDDSIALDAEPVTQPASLPRHSSTPDHTSTLEPPHLPQRKSLQSEKETYKLSKEVEILSRNLVEMQRCLSELTNCLHDGRKSSSVYPLSQDLPYVHIIYQIVTGFFSLLIMRALSR; encoded by the exons ATGGAGCTGGGAAAAGGAAAACTACTCAGGACTGGACTGAACGCATTGCATCAAGCAGTGCACCTGATCCATGGCCTTGCTTGGACTGATGGGAATCAAGTTGTCCTAACTAATTTACAGCTTCACAATGGAGAGGTCAAGTTTGGGGACTCCAAAGTCATTGGACAATTTGAATGTGTCTGTGGGTTGTCCTGGGCCCCACCCGTTGCAGATGACACACCTGTTCTACTCGCGGTCCAGCAGGAGAAGCGTGTCACTGTGTGGCAGCTGTGTCCCAGCCCTACGGAGTCAAGCAGATGGCTGACGTCTCAGACTTGTGAGATTAGAGGATCACTACCTATCCTTCCCCAGGGCTGTGTGTGGCACCCAAAATGTGCTATTCTGACTGTGTTGACTGCTCAGGATGTCTCCATTTTCCCTAATGTGCACTCTGACAATTCCCAGGTAAAGGCAGATATCAACACCCAGGACCGCATTCACTGTGCATGTTGGACCCAGGATGGCCTGAGGCTGGTGGTGGCAGTAGGCAGCAGCCTGCATTCTTATATTTGGGACAGTGCTCAGAAGACTCTTCACAGGTGCTCCTCCTGCCTGGTGTTTGATGTGGACAGCCACGTCTGCTCCATCACGGCAACTGTGGACTCACAGGTTGCTATAGCCACTGAGCTTCCACTGGATAAGATCTGTGGCTTAAATGCATCTGAAACCTTTAATGTCCCACCCAACAGTAAAGACACGACTCTCTATGCTTTACCAGTTATTGGTGAAGTACCCTCTATTGATAAAGAGGCAACTGATTCTGAAAAAGATTCTGAAGTATCAGTTTCTTCTTCCTATTTAGAACCTCTGGATCTAACTCACATACATTTCAGTCAACATAAGTCTGAGGGTAATTCTCTTATTTGTCTAAGAAAAAAGGACTACTTGACAGGAACTGGCCAAGATTCTTCACATTTGGTTCTTGTGACTTTTAAGAAAGCAGTTACCATGACAAGAAAAGTCACTATTCCAGGCATTCTGGTTCCTGATCTGATAGCATTTAATCTTAAAGCACATGTAGTGGCAGTGGCTTCCAACActtgtaatataattttgatCTACTCTCTCATTCCGTCTTCAGTCCCAAACATCCAGCAAATTCGATTAGAGAACACTGAAAGACCAAAAGGGATATGTTTCTTGACAGACAAACTATTACTAATTTTGgtaggaaaacaaaaactcactGATACAACGTTTCTTCCTTCTTCAAAGTCTGATCAGTATGCGATTAGCTTGATTGTTAGAGAAGTAATGTTGGAAGAAGAACCTTCAATAACATCAAGTGAAAGCCATACTACCTACTCTACTTTCAGTGCTCcattaaataaagcaaatagaaaaaagttaATTGAAAGTCTTTCCCCAGATTTTTGTCACCAAAACAAAGGGCTGTTGCTGACAGCTAATACCAGTAGTCAGACTGGAAGGCCTGGAAGAACACTTATTAAAGAAATCCAGAGTCCTCTGTCTAGTATCTGTGATGACTCCATAGCCCTAGATGCTGAGCCTGTTACCCAGCCAGCATCGCTGCCCAGACACAGCAGCACACCAGACCACACCAGCACACTGGAGCCTCCTCATTTGCCTCAAAGAAAGAGCTTACAAAGTGAAAAGGAAACTTACAAGCTGTCGAAGGAAGTGGAAATTTTATCTAGGAACCTGGTTGAAATGCAGCGTTGTCTTTCTGAACTCACAAACTGTCTGCATGATGGGAGGAAATCCTCTTCAGTGTATCCACTCTCTCAAGATCTTCCTTACGTTCACATCATTTACCAG attGTCACTGGATTCTTCTCACTGCTGATAATGAGGGCTTTATCCCGTTAA